CAGCGAAGCGGTTTCCTGCATTGCCAAAGATGAAAAGTTTGCCGATCATATCAAAATGATATTTTTTGTGGAGTTCGAAAAGCGTTTGGCGCAGGAATGTATTAAAATTAAGCGCAGCCGGACGTATGATGAAGATCTCCTATTGAATCCGTAACAGACAGGGAAGTGAAAGGAAAAAATGAAAGATCGATGGATCCCGCTTTTAGTGATGGTTTTATTTTTGATGCTGTCAGATCCCTCCGGGACATTTGCAGAAAATTTTTTTTATTCCGGCAGGGCCGGTTTCAGTGTGCATTGCAATCAGATGATGCTGGGATATCATGAGCAGGCGGTCTTTGCGTTGCCCGGAGAAACACTCGTGCTGCAAGTGGTCGATGCAAAATGGCGGACCGAGTATTTTTTTGATTCTGAATTTGGAAGGACCCAAAAGCAAACTGAACGTAAGTGGGTTTGGACGGTACCCGAAACGCCGGGGAATTATACTGGACGGATTTTTCAGCTTAATGGTGAAGAAGCGGTTTTTATTTATTGTTTTGTCATGGTTCCGTTTGAAGCCTTGCAAGGCGGTGACATGAACGGTTACCGGATCGGGCAGTATCCGTCGCAGGCAAACGGTCATAGCGAGATATATCCGCAACCTCGCGGTTTTATTGAAGTGACGGAAGACAATGTTGATCACAGGCTTATGCCCCATTTCACACTGCGGCAATTCATCTGCCGTCAAGACGGGGCATATCCAAAATATGTGGTGCTTGATGAGCGTCTGCTCATCAAGCTTGAAGTACTGCTGGCCCGAGTCAATTTGGAGGGGTTTGCCTGCCACACCCTGAGTGTTTCCAGCGGTTACCGGACACCGTATTACAACCAACGGTTGGGCAATGCTAAATATAGCCTGCATATGTGGGGCCGGGCGGCGGATATTTTTGTTGATGGGAATGGTGATCATAAAATGGATGACCTTAACCGTGACGGGAAAAATAATA
The window above is part of the bacterium genome. Proteins encoded here:
- a CDS encoding DUF882 domain-containing protein, with the translated sequence MKDRWIPLLVMVLFLMLSDPSGTFAENFFYSGRAGFSVHCNQMMLGYHEQAVFALPGETLVLQVVDAKWRTEYFFDSEFGRTQKQTERKWVWTVPETPGNYTGRIFQLNGEEAVFIYCFVMVPFEALQGGDMNGYRIGQYPSQANGHSEIYPQPRGFIEVTEDNVDHRLMPHFTLRQFICRQDGAYPKYVVLDERLLIKLEVLLARVNLEGFACHTLSVSSGYRTPYYNQRLGNAKYSLHMWGRAADIFVDGNGDHKMDDLNRDGKNNMSDVRRLIAMVEQLDEEPRHHDKIGGLGLYDRTEKHGPFVHIDVRGERARWERKRAR